One region of Roseicitreum antarcticum genomic DNA includes:
- a CDS encoding SDR family NAD(P)-dependent oxidoreductase, whose amino-acid sequence MREWAGKRYWLVGASEGLGRALAERMSRAGVELVLSARNADRLQDLADSLPGTAHVVPVDASDLASVKAAAAAAVAAAGELDGVVYLAGVYWPFSAREWDAEKAEAMCDINFTGAARVVGAVMPGFMQRGRGHIVLTGSLSGFRGLPGSIGYGSSKAGVMHLAESMQCDLRGSDIQVQVANPGFIKTRLTEKNQFSMPFLMQPDDAAREMFEHMGTPYFKRSFPMVFSWLFRLSQFFPDWLYYRIFGGGK is encoded by the coding sequence ATGAGAGAATGGGCAGGCAAACGCTATTGGCTGGTAGGCGCCAGCGAGGGGCTGGGCCGCGCCCTGGCCGAAAGGATGAGCCGCGCCGGCGTCGAGCTGGTACTGAGCGCGCGCAACGCCGACCGGCTGCAAGACCTGGCCGACAGCTTGCCGGGTACCGCCCATGTCGTGCCGGTGGATGCGAGCGATCTGGCGTCGGTGAAAGCGGCGGCAGCCGCGGCGGTTGCGGCGGCGGGCGAACTGGACGGTGTGGTCTATCTGGCGGGGGTCTACTGGCCGTTCTCTGCCAGGGAATGGGACGCCGAAAAGGCCGAAGCGATGTGCGACATCAACTTCACGGGCGCGGCCCGCGTGGTGGGCGCGGTGATGCCGGGGTTTATGCAGCGCGGGCGCGGGCATATCGTGCTGACCGGCAGCCTGTCGGGCTTTCGTGGGCTGCCCGGGTCCATCGGCTATGGCTCGAGCAAGGCAGGGGTGATGCATCTGGCGGAATCGATGCAATGTGACCTGCGCGGCAGTGACATTCAGGTGCAGGTCGCCAATCCCGGTTTCATCAAGACCCGGCTGACCGAGAAGAATCAATTCAGCATGCCCTTCCTCATGCAGCCCGACGATGCGGCGCGTGAGATGTTCGAGCATATGGGCACGCCGTATTTCAAGCGCAGCTTCCCCATGGTGTTCTCGTGGCTTTTCCGCCTGTCGCAGTTCTTTCCTGACTGGCTGTATTATCGGATATTCGGCGGCGGCAAGTAG
- a CDS encoding sigma-70 family RNA polymerase sigma factor produces MQVTEAEATRPDWTAQIEKIRATQDATAFQELFVHFAPRIKAFLMKSGTTESMAEECAQDVMATVWNKAQQFDPARAGVATWIFTIARNRRIDMIRKQRRAEPEDLPWGPEPEPDQVDVIAVQQDTLRLQQALAILPENQRVLIERAYFNDLSHSEIAETTGLPLGTIKSRIRLALERLRHAMN; encoded by the coding sequence ATGCAGGTGACAGAGGCAGAGGCCACCAGACCCGACTGGACCGCCCAGATCGAAAAGATCCGCGCGACGCAGGACGCGACGGCATTTCAGGAGTTGTTCGTTCATTTCGCCCCCCGCATCAAGGCGTTCTTGATGAAATCCGGCACGACCGAGTCGATGGCCGAGGAATGCGCGCAAGATGTGATGGCCACCGTCTGGAACAAGGCACAGCAATTCGACCCGGCCCGCGCCGGGGTGGCGACGTGGATTTTCACCATCGCGCGGAACCGCCGCATCGACATGATACGCAAGCAACGGCGCGCCGAACCCGAAGACCTGCCCTGGGGCCCCGAGCCCGAGCCCGATCAGGTCGATGTGATCGCCGTGCAGCAAGACACCCTGCGTTTGCAACAGGCGCTGGCCATCTTGCCGGAAAACCAGCGTGTGTTGATCGAACGCGCCTATTTCAATGATCTTTCCCACAGCGAGATTGCCGAAACCACGGGTCTGCCCCTGGGCACGATCAAATCCCGAATACGACTGGCGCTGGAACGGCTGCGCCACGCGATGAACTGA
- a CDS encoding cell division protein FtsX → MSVRDPLGARIVPAAGLVARLTGVTAALMAFLAVFGLALSLAAGGLADRWQDALANTATIRLSAPAPQIDAQTGAVLEVLRTTPGVAAARVMEDDEQRRLLEPWFGPDLPLDSLTLPRLIEITEAPGTPFDAMGLRLRLTAEAPGAVLDDHARWRRPLVIAADRLRLLGVISVSLIALGLAGMVTLAAMATLAANAQVIMVLRLVGAKDRYIARAFVRRFTWRAFVGALIGVAAGLAALLVLPDTDTAGAGQFLTDLGFDGLEWALPLLIPPVAAGVAWAATRLAAFRALRELT, encoded by the coding sequence GTGAGTGTGCGCGACCCCCTTGGCGCGCGCATCGTCCCGGCTGCCGGGCTGGTGGCGCGGCTGACTGGCGTGACGGCGGCGCTGATGGCGTTTCTGGCGGTCTTCGGGCTGGCGCTGTCGCTGGCGGCGGGCGGGCTGGCTGACCGCTGGCAAGATGCGCTGGCCAATACCGCAACCATCCGGCTGTCCGCCCCCGCCCCGCAAATCGACGCGCAGACCGGGGCCGTGCTGGAAGTGTTGCGCACCACGCCGGGTGTCGCCGCTGCGCGGGTGATGGAGGATGATGAACAGCGCCGCCTGTTGGAACCCTGGTTCGGCCCCGACTTGCCGCTGGACAGCCTGACACTGCCGCGTCTGATCGAGATCACCGAAGCCCCCGGGACCCCCTTCGATGCGATGGGTCTGCGTCTGCGCCTGACGGCCGAGGCGCCGGGGGCGGTGCTGGACGATCACGCGCGCTGGCGCCGCCCGCTGGTGATCGCGGCGGACCGGCTGCGGCTGCTGGGCGTGATCTCGGTCAGCCTGATCGCGCTGGGACTGGCGGGCATGGTGACGCTGGCGGCAATGGCGACGCTGGCGGCCAATGCACAGGTGATCATGGTTTTGCGGCTGGTGGGGGCGAAGGACCGCTATATCGCGCGGGCCTTCGTGCGCCGTTTCACCTGGCGCGCGTTTGTCGGCGCGCTGATCGGTGTGGCGGCGGGGCTTGCCGCCCTGCTGGTTCTGCCCGATACCGATACTGCTGGCGCGGGCCAGTTTCTGACGGATCTGGGGTTTGACGGGTTGGAATGGGCGCTGCCGCTGCTGATCCCGCCGGTGGCGGCGGGCGTGGCATGGGCCGCTACGCGGCTGGCGGCATTCCGCGCCCTGCGGGAGTTGACGTGA
- a CDS encoding NAD(P)/FAD-dependent oxidoreductase: protein MPFELVETPPRRIAVIGAGISGMGAAYLLADTNDVVVFEAAKRLGGHARTVMAGKRGDQPVDTGFIVFNYANYPHLTALFDRLNVPVTQSKMSFGASFDDGRCEYQLENLDTLFAVRRNAVNPKFLRMVRDIVHFNKAAPKAATDPAMTVRDLLDVLGTGAWFRDRYLLPFSGAIWSMPTQKVLDFPAAAMVSFFENHALMSHEGQHQWYTVQGGSVEYVRRLEVHLRNAGVDLRTSAPVNAVRRVDRGVEVKAAGGTWEFFDDVIFATHSDVTLSLLADPSATERAALGAVRYQTNEAVLHCDTSFMPVRRKCWASWVYREASAADRERISLSYWMNSLQPIPMDDLHFVTLNSNRPVREDCIYDATTFHHPVYDTAALAAQKSIRAVNGTANTWFCGAWMRNGFHEDGFASAVDVAEAMRRARPRVTAA from the coding sequence ATGCCATTCGAATTGGTTGAGACCCCACCCCGGCGCATTGCCGTTATCGGGGCGGGCATATCCGGCATGGGCGCGGCCTATCTGCTGGCGGATACAAATGACGTGGTGGTGTTCGAGGCAGCAAAGCGCCTTGGCGGGCATGCGCGTACCGTCATGGCGGGCAAACGCGGCGATCAGCCGGTGGACACCGGGTTCATCGTGTTCAATTACGCCAATTATCCGCATTTGACGGCGCTGTTTGACCGGCTGAATGTGCCTGTCACCCAAAGCAAGATGAGCTTTGGCGCCTCTTTCGATGACGGACGCTGCGAATATCAGCTGGAAAACCTCGATACGCTGTTTGCCGTGCGGCGCAACGCGGTGAACCCGAAGTTCCTGCGCATGGTGCGCGACATCGTGCATTTCAACAAGGCCGCACCGAAGGCCGCGACGGATCCCGCGATGACCGTGCGCGACCTGCTGGACGTGCTGGGCACGGGGGCATGGTTCCGCGACCGCTACCTGCTGCCGTTTTCTGGCGCGATCTGGTCGATGCCCACGCAGAAGGTGCTGGATTTCCCCGCCGCTGCCATGGTCAGTTTCTTTGAAAACCACGCATTGATGTCGCATGAAGGCCAGCATCAATGGTATACGGTACAGGGTGGGTCGGTAGAATATGTGCGCCGGCTGGAGGTGCATCTGCGCAACGCGGGCGTCGATCTGCGGACCTCGGCCCCTGTGAACGCGGTGCGCCGCGTGGATCGTGGGGTCGAGGTGAAGGCCGCAGGCGGCACGTGGGAGTTCTTTGACGACGTGATCTTTGCCACCCATTCCGATGTGACCCTGTCGCTGCTGGCCGACCCTTCCGCGACCGAACGTGCAGCGCTTGGCGCCGTGCGCTACCAGACGAATGAGGCCGTGCTGCATTGCGACACTTCCTTCATGCCGGTGCGGCGCAAATGCTGGGCAAGTTGGGTCTACCGCGAGGCCAGCGCCGCCGACCGCGAGCGGATCAGCCTCAGCTACTGGATGAACTCTTTGCAACCCATCCCGATGGATGACCTGCATTTCGTGACGCTCAACAGCAACCGGCCCGTGCGCGAAGATTGCATCTATGATGCCACGACCTTTCACCACCCGGTCTATGACACGGCCGCGCTGGCCGCGCAAAAATCGATCCGCGCGGTCAATGGGACAGCCAACACATGGTTCTGCGGCGCGTGGATGCGCAACGGTTTCCACGAGGATGGCTTTGCCAGCGCTGTCGATGTCGCCGAGGCGATGCGTCGCGCGCGGCCCCGCGTGACGGCGGCATGA
- a CDS encoding ChrR family anti-sigma-E factor has product MIEHHLSDSLLIGYAAGTLPEAFNLVVATHVSLCDDCRARLGAFEALGGAMLEEATDTAAAPAAMSQGAFEATMRRITNMPPEPARAPRPRSTGLFPAPLVDYVGGDLDAVKWRSVGGGVRQSILPTSKEASVRLLYIPAGAAVPDHGHRGLELTLVLQGAFRDDFDRFGPGDVEIATEETNHTPIAEPGPDCICLAATDAPLRFKGLLPKLAQPFFRI; this is encoded by the coding sequence ATGATCGAGCACCATCTCTCAGACTCCCTGTTGATTGGCTACGCCGCAGGCACATTGCCCGAGGCGTTCAACCTGGTCGTGGCGACCCATGTGTCGCTCTGCGACGATTGCCGCGCGCGCCTTGGCGCATTCGAGGCGCTGGGCGGCGCTATGCTGGAAGAAGCCACTGACACCGCAGCGGCCCCCGCCGCGATGTCCCAGGGCGCTTTCGAGGCGACGATGCGGCGCATCACCAACATGCCGCCAGAACCTGCGCGCGCCCCGCGCCCGCGCAGCACCGGCTTGTTCCCTGCGCCGCTGGTCGATTACGTCGGCGGCGATCTGGACGCGGTGAAATGGCGCAGCGTTGGCGGCGGTGTGCGCCAGTCGATCCTGCCCACCTCAAAAGAGGCGTCGGTCCGGCTGCTGTACATCCCGGCGGGCGCTGCCGTGCCGGACCATGGCCACCGGGGGCTGGAACTGACGCTGGTGCTTCAAGGCGCGTTCCGCGACGATTTCGACCGTTTCGGCCCCGGCGATGTGGAAATCGCGACCGAGGAAACCAACCACACCCCCATCGCCGAGCCAGGCCCCGATTGCATCTGTCTGGCCGCGACCGACGCGCCGCTGCGCTTCAAGGGCCTGTTGCCAAAGCTGGCGCAGCCGTTCTTCCGCATCTAG
- a CDS encoding cell division ATP-binding protein FtsE, protein MIVLDAVAHRYSGQALLQDVSFTLSPGAFHFLTGPSGAGKSTLLKLCYGELIPTGGRISLFGADLAAMRRDDLAQTRQSIGVVHQDCQFLDHLSVTENVALPLAATGRSIPQQDIADLLGWVGLSAQADALPPTLSGGERQRAALARAVIMSPKVLLADEPTGNLDWDMSLRLLSLLVELNRMGTAVLIATHDLNLIRTAKSQTAVRVLRIAKRTLQTAGTDL, encoded by the coding sequence ATGATCGTTCTGGACGCGGTGGCGCATCGGTACAGCGGGCAGGCGCTGTTGCAAGACGTGTCTTTCACCCTGTCGCCGGGGGCTTTCCACTTTCTGACCGGCCCGTCCGGCGCGGGCAAAAGCACCCTTCTGAAGCTCTGCTACGGCGAACTGATTCCGACGGGCGGGCGCATCAGCCTGTTTGGCGCTGATCTGGCCGCCATGCGCCGCGACGATCTGGCACAGACCCGGCAGAGCATCGGGGTGGTGCATCAGGATTGCCAGTTCCTCGACCATCTGAGCGTGACCGAGAATGTCGCGCTGCCGCTGGCAGCGACAGGGCGCAGCATTCCGCAGCAAGACATTGCCGACCTTCTGGGCTGGGTCGGATTGTCGGCGCAGGCCGATGCCCTGCCGCCGACGCTGTCGGGCGGTGAGCGGCAGCGCGCCGCCCTGGCCCGCGCGGTCATCATGTCGCCCAAGGTGCTGTTGGCGGATGAGCCGACGGGCAACCTGGACTGGGATATGTCGCTGCGCCTGTTGTCACTGCTGGTCGAGCTGAACCGCATGGGCACCGCCGTCCTGATCGCCACCCATGATCTGAACCTGATCCGTACGGCGAAATCCCAGACTGCCGTGCGCGTGCTGCGCATCGCCAAGCGGACATTGCAGACCGCGGGGACCGACCTGTGA
- a CDS encoding DUF3833 domain-containing protein: MDTLLTLILGGVLTGLALIVAQRYVGFRSQAAADYTDGPPIDIRTALSGPILCEGVIYGPTGKVSSRFVADMHGRWDGNKGVLSEDFRYDSGSQQSREWRLTLGNDGAIRAEADDLVAPGTGQQTGSALRLDYTIRLPESAGGHALDVTDWMYMVENGTVVNRSQFRKYGIKVAELVATMRKVDA, from the coding sequence ATGGATACTTTGCTGACCCTGATCCTTGGTGGCGTTCTGACCGGGCTGGCGCTGATTGTGGCGCAACGCTATGTCGGCTTCCGGTCGCAGGCCGCTGCCGATTATACCGACGGCCCGCCCATCGACATCCGCACGGCGCTGTCCGGCCCGATCTTGTGCGAAGGCGTGATTTATGGGCCGACCGGCAAGGTTTCCAGCCGCTTTGTCGCCGACATGCACGGGCGCTGGGACGGCAACAAAGGCGTCCTGAGCGAGGATTTTCGCTATGACAGCGGCTCGCAGCAGTCGCGCGAATGGCGCCTGACGCTGGGCAATGACGGCGCTATCCGGGCAGAGGCCGATGATCTGGTCGCGCCCGGCACCGGGCAGCAGACGGGATCGGCGCTGCGGCTGGACTATACCATCCGCCTGCCCGAAAGCGCCGGGGGGCATGCGCTGGACGTGACCGACTGGATGTATATGGTCGAGAATGGAACCGTAGTGAACCGCAGTCAGTTCCGTAAGTACGGGATCAAGGTGGCGGAATTGGTTGCCACGATGCGAAAGGTCGATGCATGA
- a CDS encoding zinc-ribbon domain-containing protein, which translates to MRLICPNCDAHYEVGDDAIPDTGRDVQCSACGHAWFQTPSRVRPEALSIPKPTAWKTQDTSASWDEGDPQATGADAPPAPPAQQAPAPQAPVPTAPAQRKPADDETLEILRQEAAYEAQVRARERATLESQPDLGLRVRSAPPALPPEDLPADVSEPPEDPVQMRKQAARRALPDIDDISSTLQPVTQPRRHGDRQDLLPPTDEAESRGFTTGFIMVTSAVMALAAVYVAAPNLADAIPGLADVLERYTATVDLMRIWVLDTVNGLMQSATEALNSDTGNN; encoded by the coding sequence ATGCGGCTGATCTGCCCGAACTGCGACGCACATTATGAGGTCGGTGACGATGCCATCCCCGACACCGGACGCGACGTGCAGTGTTCAGCCTGTGGCCATGCGTGGTTTCAGACCCCGTCGCGCGTGCGCCCCGAGGCGTTGAGCATCCCCAAACCGACGGCATGGAAAACGCAAGACACCAGCGCGAGCTGGGATGAAGGGGACCCGCAGGCCACCGGGGCCGACGCCCCGCCCGCGCCCCCGGCACAGCAGGCACCGGCACCGCAGGCACCCGTGCCAACGGCGCCCGCGCAGCGTAAACCCGCCGATGACGAAACGCTGGAAATCTTGCGGCAGGAAGCGGCCTATGAGGCGCAGGTGCGCGCGCGCGAACGCGCCACGCTGGAATCGCAACCAGACCTTGGCCTGCGTGTTCGCAGCGCCCCCCCCGCCCTGCCGCCGGAAGACCTGCCAGCCGATGTGTCAGAGCCGCCGGAAGATCCGGTGCAGATGCGCAAACAGGCGGCGCGGCGCGCCTTGCCCGACATCGACGACATCAGCTCGACCCTGCAACCCGTTACCCAGCCGCGTCGGCATGGCGACAGGCAGGACCTGCTGCCACCCACCGACGAGGCAGAAAGCCGGGGCTTCACCACCGGGTTCATCATGGTCACCTCGGCGGTGATGGCCCTTGCGGCAGTCTATGTTGCCGCCCCAAACCTCGCCGATGCCATCCCCGGGCTGGCCGATGTGCTGGAGCGGTACACCGCCACGGTAGACCTGATGCGAATCTGGGTTCTGGACACGGTCAACGGGCTGATGCAGAGCGCAACCGAGGCGCTGAACAGCGACACAGGCAACAATTGA
- a CDS encoding GNAT family N-acetyltransferase: MSQDPGPHTSVSETSISLTAHTALHQIDPADWDACACPEAATGAGPAHDPFTTYRFLRALEDSRSVGAGTGWQPQYLVARDGERVIAVAPMYAKGHSQGEYIFDHMFADAYQRAGGRYYPKLQCAVPFTPATGRRFLTLPGCEDLGTEALLQGMAQIAEDNKLSSAHVTFCTEAEAARGVAAGYLHRVTQQFHWENPGIDSFDGFLGTLSSRKRKAIRKERATANAFGGTIHALTGDAIQPEHWDAFWQFYQDTGARKWGTPYLTRAFFKLAQERLRDDILLVLAERDGEWVAGALNFIGRDTLFGRYWGCVEDHPCLHFELCYYRAIDFALEHGLSRVEAGAQGAHKLARGYLPRPVHSLHWFPNPNFHAAVAQYLEEERAAIDEEIEVLTSYGPFRKTMQED, translated from the coding sequence ATGTCCCAAGATCCCGGCCCCCATACCTCTGTCAGCGAGACATCCATCAGCCTGACGGCGCATACCGCGCTGCATCAGATCGACCCCGCCGACTGGGACGCCTGCGCCTGCCCCGAAGCAGCAACGGGCGCGGGCCCCGCGCACGACCCTTTCACCACCTACAGGTTCTTGCGGGCGCTGGAAGATTCGCGCTCGGTCGGGGCGGGGACGGGCTGGCAGCCGCAGTATCTGGTGGCGCGCGACGGCGAGCGGGTGATTGCCGTGGCACCGATGTACGCCAAGGGGCACAGCCAGGGCGAATATATCTTTGACCACATGTTCGCCGATGCCTATCAGCGCGCGGGCGGGCGCTATTACCCCAAGCTGCAATGCGCGGTGCCCTTCACGCCTGCCACGGGGCGGCGGTTCCTGACCCTGCCGGGGTGCGAAGACCTGGGCACCGAGGCGCTGTTGCAAGGCATGGCGCAGATCGCGGAGGACAACAAACTATCCTCGGCCCATGTCACGTTCTGCACCGAAGCCGAGGCCGCGCGTGGGGTAGCGGCGGGCTATCTGCACCGTGTCACCCAGCAATTCCATTGGGAAAACCCCGGGATCGACAGCTTTGACGGCTTTCTCGGCACATTGTCTTCGCGCAAGCGCAAGGCGATCCGCAAGGAACGCGCCACAGCAAATGCCTTTGGCGGCACGATTCACGCGCTGACCGGCGATGCGATCCAGCCCGAACACTGGGATGCGTTCTGGCAGTTCTATCAAGACACCGGTGCGCGCAAATGGGGCACGCCCTACCTGACACGGGCGTTCTTCAAGCTGGCGCAGGAACGGCTGCGCGATGATATCTTGCTGGTGCTGGCGGAACGCGACGGGGAATGGGTGGCCGGCGCGCTGAACTTCATTGGCCGCGACACGCTGTTTGGCCGCTACTGGGGGTGCGTGGAAGATCACCCCTGTCTGCATTTTGAGCTGTGCTATTACCGCGCGATTGATTTCGCGCTGGAGCATGGCCTGTCCCGGGTCGAGGCCGGGGCGCAGGGCGCACATAAACTGGCGCGCGGCTATCTGCCCCGTCCGGTGCATTCGCTGCACTGGTTCCCCAACCCCAATTTCCACGCCGCCGTCGCGCAATACCTGGAGGAGGAGCGCGCCGCGATTGATGAGGAGATCGAGGTGCTGACCAGCTATGGACCGTTCCGAAAGACGATGCAGGAGGATTGA
- a CDS encoding DUF1365 domain-containing protein: MSVLDHIAGQTFHGRRGGIGNRFTYGVDYLLFDPEAALSTPALLSRNRANIVSLHDSDHGGDRGAGRGAPWVREVLAAHGLTHATDGQLLLLAQPRVLGHVFNPVSFWLCHDTGGALRAVIAEVNNTFGDRHSYLCHHDDLRPIGPQDRLGAAKVFHVSPFQPVAGDYTFRFDITADRVGIWIEYGQDAGGLIATLTGKRVALTNGGLLFALLRRPFGSRRVLGLIHWQALKLWWRGAKYHPRPEPPADPVSK, translated from the coding sequence ATGAGCGTACTGGACCATATCGCAGGCCAGACTTTTCACGGGCGGCGCGGCGGCATCGGCAACCGCTTTACCTATGGCGTGGATTACCTGCTGTTCGACCCCGAGGCCGCGCTGTCCACCCCCGCGCTGCTGTCGCGTAACCGCGCCAACATCGTGTCTTTGCATGACAGCGACCACGGCGGCGACAGGGGTGCGGGGCGCGGCGCGCCCTGGGTGCGCGAGGTACTGGCTGCCCATGGGCTGACCCACGCAACCGACGGGCAGTTGTTGTTGCTGGCGCAGCCGCGCGTATTGGGTCATGTGTTCAACCCGGTCAGTTTCTGGCTGTGCCATGACACCGGCGGCGCGCTGCGCGCGGTGATTGCAGAGGTGAACAACACCTTCGGTGACCGGCATTCCTACCTGTGCCACCATGACGATCTGCGCCCCATCGGCCCGCAGGACCGGCTGGGCGCGGCAAAGGTGTTCCACGTCTCGCCCTTCCAGCCGGTGGCGGGGGATTACACGTTCCGTTTTGACATCACCGCCGACCGTGTGGGCATCTGGATCGAATATGGCCAGGACGCAGGCGGGCTGATCGCAACGCTGACCGGAAAGCGCGTGGCGCTGACCAATGGCGGGCTGCTCTTTGCGCTGCTGCGGCGGCCCTTCGGGTCGCGCCGGGTGCTGGGGTTGATCCACTGGCAGGCGCTGAAGCTGTGGTGGCGTGGCGCGAAATACCATCCAAGGCCCGAACCGCCAGCCGATCCGGTCAGTAAATGA
- a CDS encoding lysophospholipid acyltransferase family protein translates to MRYAIQWLRSVVFIAQMYLALAVIGLVSIPFAIVRVDWAQATIHRYCAWVRWTAGWMVGIKSEVRGEIPQGAALIAAKHQSFLDILLIYDALPQARFVMKKELLRMPVLGWYSQRIGCIPVDRGKRGQAIQAMVTAAQDGQHPGGQLIIFSQGTRVAPGAYLPYKVGTGILYDRLGMPCVPVAVNVGVFWPKRSLYRKPGRAVIEFLAPIPPGLALRPFMERLEADIEGNSNRLMAEAGFDVPAMPPPPEGRSDRM, encoded by the coding sequence ATGCGATATGCGATTCAATGGCTGCGCTCGGTGGTGTTCATCGCGCAGATGTATCTTGCCCTTGCGGTCATCGGCCTTGTGTCGATTCCCTTCGCAATTGTCCGGGTGGATTGGGCGCAGGCGACGATCCACCGCTATTGCGCCTGGGTGCGCTGGACTGCGGGCTGGATGGTCGGGATCAAAAGCGAGGTCAGGGGCGAGATCCCGCAAGGGGCGGCGCTGATCGCGGCCAAGCATCAGTCTTTTCTGGATATTCTGCTGATCTATGACGCCCTGCCGCAGGCGCGGTTCGTGATGAAAAAGGAATTGCTGCGGATGCCGGTTCTGGGTTGGTACAGCCAGCGCATCGGCTGCATTCCGGTGGATCGCGGCAAGCGGGGTCAGGCCATTCAGGCGATGGTCACGGCGGCGCAGGACGGCCAGCACCCCGGGGGGCAACTTATCATCTTTTCGCAGGGAACCCGCGTCGCGCCGGGCGCGTATTTGCCCTACAAGGTCGGCACCGGGATCTTGTATGACCGGCTGGGCATGCCCTGCGTGCCGGTTGCGGTAAATGTCGGCGTCTTCTGGCCCAAGCGGAGCCTTTATCGCAAGCCGGGCCGCGCTGTGATCGAGTTTCTGGCCCCCATCCCACCGGGCCTTGCGCTGCGCCCCTTCATGGAGCGGCTGGAGGCGGATATCGAAGGCAATTCCAACCGCCTGATGGCAGAGGCCGGGTTTGATGTACCCGCGATGCCCCCACCCCCCGAAGGCCGATCTGACCGCATGTAA
- a CDS encoding MFS transporter, giving the protein MTGRPERLPAYAVFAGLLAMAGLPIYIHAPKFYVDEYGVTLTALGSVLFVLRLLDFVQDPALGWLAARSRRMRGAAVAGAAGVMALAMLGLFAVPPPIAPLIWFALTLTALFSAFSFLTICFYATGAQKAEGMGQGGHVRLAAWRETGGLIGVCLAAAAPTVLIAVTDAPFAGFALGFVALTAVALWLMAAEWRVGAEISLPGGGFGVVLRDVVARRLLLIALLNATPVAITSTLFLFYVESRLQAPGWEGPLLLLFFLSAAGSAPLWARLADRYGAKPMLLTGMALAVVSFAAVLTFGAGDIAPFALICVLTGAGLGADLTLLSALFSRRVAAISSDASQGFGLWAFVTKATLAMAALTILPALDWAGFAPGSNNSQSALQALTYLYAVVPCVLKLLAMGLLARTPLNGPGPVAKES; this is encoded by the coding sequence ATGACGGGTCGTCCGGAACGCCTTCCCGCCTATGCGGTCTTTGCGGGGCTTCTGGCCATGGCCGGGCTGCCGATCTATATCCACGCGCCGAAATTCTACGTTGATGAGTATGGCGTTACGCTGACGGCGCTGGGATCGGTGCTGTTTGTGCTGCGGCTGCTGGATTTCGTGCAAGACCCCGCGCTGGGCTGGTTGGCTGCCCGGTCGCGGCGCATGCGCGGCGCGGCGGTGGCGGGCGCGGCGGGCGTGATGGCGCTGGCCATGCTGGGCCTCTTTGCCGTGCCGCCGCCCATCGCGCCGCTGATCTGGTTCGCCCTGACGCTGACCGCGCTGTTTTCGGCGTTTTCCTTCCTGACCATCTGTTTCTACGCCACCGGCGCGCAAAAAGCCGAAGGCATGGGCCAGGGCGGGCATGTTCGGCTGGCGGCATGGCGCGAAACCGGCGGGCTGATCGGCGTGTGCCTTGCAGCCGCCGCGCCGACCGTGCTGATCGCCGTCACTGACGCGCCCTTTGCCGGGTTTGCGCTGGGCTTCGTGGCGCTGACGGCGGTTGCCCTGTGGCTCATGGCGGCAGAATGGCGCGTGGGCGCAGAGATCAGCCTGCCCGGCGGCGGCTTTGGCGTCGTGTTGCGGGACGTGGTGGCACGCCGGTTGCTGCTGATCGCGTTGCTGAATGCGACGCCCGTGGCCATCACCTCGACCCTGTTCCTGTTCTATGTCGAAAGCCGCTTGCAGGCCCCGGGGTGGGAGGGGCCTTTGCTGCTGTTGTTCTTCCTGTCCGCCGCCGGGTCTGCCCCCCTTTGGGCACGGCTGGCCGATCGCTACGGCGCAAAGCCGATGCTGTTGACGGGCATGGCGCTGGCGGTGGTGTCCTTCGCCGCTGTGCTGACCTTTGGGGCGGGCGACATCGCGCCCTTCGCGCTGATCTGCGTGCTGACGGGCGCTGGGCTGGGCGCGGATCTGACGCTTTTGTCCGCGCTCTTTTCGCGCCGGGTTGCGGCGATTTCATCCGATGCCAGCCAGGGGTTTGGCCTTTGGGCTTTTGTCACCAAGGCAACGCTGGCCATGGCGGCGCTGACAATCTTGCCTGCGCTGGACTGGGCGGGATTCGCGCCGGGGTCCAACAATTCTCAATCCGCTTTGCAGGCTCTGACGTATTTATATGCAGTGGTGCCTTGTGTGCTGAAACTTCTGGCCATGGGGCTGTTGGCGCGCACGCCCCTGAACGGGCCCGGGCCGGTTGCGAAAGAAAGTTGA